ggtaagtgctctcgttcatcctgattgtagagaaaattttgagaagtggcagatgaaaagaaaaattgttaagcaatatacttatgatccaaatcttgtcgaaaacatgcatatccctgatgtcgctgcgttaattgaacatcaaaatattcatcccttagtgcaatgtgataccccgtactgtgaaaataccgttagggctttctatgcaggatttacaaaaggggatggttgtaatttccgtttcaaaatgggatctaggtcacatgttgttgacaaacgggtttggattagtatctttggcctgaaaattgtaggtgatgaacttcgtatggtagacggggatgtaccgggaaactatgaccatgaggcctacatgaagtctatcctcaaagaccctttcGTATTTGACAGatctaatgaaacaataacagccggtcatttgaagcgagatcctaggctcttgaattgggtaatctcaagaatcattcgaccaagggcaggaggatattcgagaattgaaaggaatgaagtggtgctcatgtatctgctgcaaaatagaacgcgtttacactggcctcacttcctagctgctaagtttcatgaggtcaaacagaaaactacagccctgtgttatggatcaatcattcaaacaattgtcaatcactttggtatgcgacttgatcacttacactacactcgcattcatcaatcccaagaattctcacaaaccaccttgactcttatgggatatcattggaatcctgttaggaaaacctattatctcattcaaaagggaacagggaaggttatctacaactatgatgatcccacggagtttggaaacaatgtaggaaatgaggaagaaggaaatgatcaagaaatagcaaatgatgaggatcataccatggaagacgcagctcatgacacggatgcaaattggagatatgttccgccacaacaagaagatatcccttggggatacacagctccacctcctcctgatcaatccaacataatatatatgcttgaagctatgcaacttcaacaacagcagaactttgaaactcaacagcttcaatttcaaacaatgcagcagcttcaacaagatagatatgaggaacaacaacgtcaatatcaatcgttgtacggCTTGGATCAGGAACAAAAGAACGActttgagacgtttgcatccaactccgtattgaggcagaatcagtttgaggaaacggcattgcatcgccatgctaacataagccaaagcttcaacactcttaacatgtctgtgctggatttgttggaacaggttgaagaagatcgacctcatacatttcaaagaggaagaggaagaaggggcaggcgttaggacatattgtttatcatatcatcatttcattgcatttcatgtcattaagcttttttttgttaaaaaaacattatatgatgtagtactctctgttttcttttattaatctcttgaactactatgtatgttgttggttttctttaaaacatgtttagttcttatgatttcaccatttacatgttatctatctctatgactaccggtattctttatttctcttgttactTTCCTACTCTGctttctttgtttctctttttgatgttgtcaaagggggagatagatacaatagatgctgagtgtacgggggagctttgtggagagattgcttggttgagaaatagatgttggatgtacgggggagccctgttgagtctgtgtcacttactaccaaagcctttgactattggtttgccatcatcaaaaagggggagtatgtgaatacaagattacactctaagatgtttttgatttatggaaaactcaaatgagcatccaaacaacaaggaggaatcggaaaagcaagcattgatcactcatgatagaataggtcaacccattatggtTATGTgtttataggttgactcaacacaagcaaaacaaggaaaatgcagaaaatcagcagtgaggtcgacctactgtcaacccaggtcgacctaaaatgaagaaaaatacatatactgctgctaggtcgacctacataacaactaggtcgacctaatctgagaaaatgttcccagaacgcatcagaagaggattctggtcgacctactccttcaacaggtcgacctaactgggagcaaacttcagcaagcactgctaggtcgacctaacccctacaagaggtcgacctaactgatcaagaatgccaaaaattctgtttctctcatctccaactgttaagctatcatatatattgtccaagggtaattattcaatgcaacaccaacgactgaaagatacacaaacgcttctcatcttcgttcttcatcatctccaacacaattacacataatcattcttgcgttgcgggttagtgatgagttcgataacgtccatggaacggaattgaagattcctagtgggtgaaggtttgtggggtttgttggtgaataaaatctgcgggttttgtcctccacgacgggtggttcttgggggtttttatcaagaggcgttcattgaggattcggctgagtgtaacgattgaggaacggggagttcaaggaatcaagacactgcagaagggaatcaaagtgaagctcttggataaccttgatcttgctcaagattaagggggaagaagattcaaaggatcgacataattggtttatcgtttatcgctttgttatcttctttgtatatactactttcaacattaatgaaagattacccaatttcaatttggaattgggggcagacgtagtcgtagcgaggacgatcgacgaactgcctaaacaaatatcgtgttcttgtcgcttttactttttcatttacattctgttcatatttggttataatagcaaattgatcaacgattcgagtgttaagattgtgaactaagaacgtacataaacatcacaatccatcacacattgaattaccttcaatttgatcattatcaccaagtgtttgtatatttgtttctatcactcttactgcattgcaaacattgtccatcatacaaaaagtttatctgattttcaataagagaaacgccttgattctgcaacatatactcttatcatttacctcaagtctttgactggtttttaaacacatatataatcgtttcgatagtggttcggaatagacgcgagtcgattcagaattcacttccgctgaaaagtcgtttaaatccgtaaaactgtgaacgatctattcacccccccctctagatcctaaggccagcgtctaacacctgTAACAACCCGGGGCCCCCGCAAGGCAATCCCGACActgtcacctcacgatcttctttaTCCCCCTCTCTAGTAAAGTTTTTGTCTTTCCCTTGTACCCCGGGGTTCAAGTAAATTTTTTTGTAACAACCCGGGCCCCCGGCAAGGCAATCTCGACACTGTCACCTCACAATCTtctttaccccccccccccctctctaGTAAAGTTTTTTCCTTTCGTGAGAATCGAACTATGTACCCTGGGGTTAAAGTACATGTTCAAAATCTATTCTCACTAtcaattgagctagtagctcagttggtagtgggaatggattaAATATGTatttgaaccccagggtacatggttcgattcccacgaaagacAAAAAATTTACTAGAGAGGGGGGTaaagaagatcatgaggtgacAGTGCCAGGATTGCCTTGCGAGAGGCCCGGACTGTTACATCACCCAATGACAGGAATCATCCCTAATCATGAATCATATCTAAAGTTTAAGAAACTAAAATGTGGAGCTTGGGCACCTAATCTTATAAGCATAAGGATGATTATTGTAGGAAAATCTATTGTTGGCATATCTAATATCAAGATAGAAGAAGGTAAAATCTATGGAGAATGTGAGGTTGGAAAGCTAACCAATATGTCACATATGAAGGAACATTATTTTACCATTACTCGTACTCTTTTCCATTGTTTACAACGTAAAAATGGAGGATAGGATCAATCGAATTTGAAGCAATCATGATAAAGAATTTGAGAATTTTAGCTTCTCTTCTTTTTGTACCGCTAAAGGGATTACTCGTGAGTTATGTTCCCCCATCACACCTCAAAAGATAAGGAtttgtcaaaaggaagaaatgtATCTTGTAAGAAATCATGAGAGCTATGATCCATGTCAAACATCTTCCATGTCTATTTTAAGTATAAGAAATGAGTAATGCTTGTCATATTCACAACTGAGAAACAATTTGtctaagtaatttttttttactgagaaacaaaaaaatagatttGGTGAGCGATGAAAGGGGAGGGATTcccaacattaattttttttatgtgtttGATAGTACATGCTATATTTTAACTTATCGTGagcaaaatagtaaatttattaaATAGCTTTGGTGAATCATCCAATCAATAGCTTTGGCGAGCAACTGTCTTTGTCGTGTGTACTGTTTTTAAGAATTCCTTCTTTTTTCTCTAAGTATAGGGGTGATACTCTCTATCTTTACACTGGTGCTGCATGGCATTTATGAATCTAGTAACCGAGAGCCGGATAACCATGTGGTGGACCAGCAGGTTGAGAGTGATTAAGGACATCGTACAGAGCGAGCATATTGATAACGCCGGGTTGTCTCAGCCAAGTAGCGACCGCGTCTCCAGAAGATGTAAGTCTTCCCATGTTATGCTCAGCGAATCTAAAAGGCGATCCCATTCCGTTAAGGAGTGCTTCAATAGCTCTTTTCAAAGTTCCATCACCCATCACTTTGCTGTGTTTTCCCCAACCAGTTAATATGCTGCaaaaaagtaattaaaattaTGATTAACACATTAATCGTCTCGTTAGTATAatctaataaaaacaataaaaatcttAGGTGAAAAAGATGCATACTTCACAATCTTAGGCAGTTCAGAGCCTTGAAATAAAGTCCTATGCATATTGAGCAACCAATCATGAACCATAGCACTGCCAGCACCACAAGACATCAGATGCAGATCCAAGCAAGAAATCGACCATTCGCCTTTCCACACATTTCGGCTCTTCCCTTCGATTGCAACCATTTGAGCTCCGCGCCTCTgatgtcaaaatcaattttattactaTGAAAAAAAAGAGCAAATTTCTTTCAAAACTAGCAAAATTTTGGTGGCTGAACTTTACCTGACCAAAGTGCCAGAGCATATCCGTGAGGGCGTTATAAAACGCGGACGCAGTTGAAGAATCCATACGCATGAGTTCATTGAATAGAGTCTGAGCACTAAACCATACTTGTTCCCTATAACCCATCAACAGTCCATGGGTCACACCATACACCTGGCTATCAAACAAGCGCAGCGTGTCTAACAGCTTTGCAGCATCATCATATGAATTGCAACGACTGCATAAAAATCGATCATATTATATAGTCATGCGAGAATATCAAAGCAAACGTGACAAAAGATATATAATTCAAAGTACTTACCTGCAAGCATTTAAAATGGCTGAAAATGTGACAACATTTGGTTTGATGTGCAGCTCGTGCATTGTTTGGAAGAGCCAAAATATGCAGTGTAGGTCTTGGCGTCCTCTTCGAAGCTTCTTTATATGACCAGCTTTTTCAGAAGCAAGTTGCTGAAACATCTTCAAGATCCGGTCCTCCCCCGGCTTAGTCTGAAAAGCATCATCAATAAGCATAGCAGATGATTGTTCATTTGGATACTCAATGGGTTGCGTAGAACCATGAACTCCGTATTCCAAAGGTGGTGACTGTTGGCATGCATCGATAATTGAGTTGAAAGTCACAACGTTCGGCCTAATTCCCTTCTCAATCATTGTAACAAGCAACATTATCGAAGATTCCACTAAACCGTTTTTGCATAGAGCATCAACGATTGCAGAATAAAATACAACATCAACCTCCAATCTTGCCATCTTGAACTCTATATAAACATTCATAGCTTCCTGAAACATTTCAGCTTTAGTGTAGACATCGATCATGGTAGAGTATGTTAGCGTATTCGGATATATATTCCGAGCCTTCATCTCCTCAAACAGTCTTTTGACTTCAGCATACATGCCATGCCTGCCATAACCAGCCAACAGAGCATTGTATGTCACGACGTCGGTTTTAATTCCACATCCGTCCATCTCTCTGCAAATATTGACAGCTTCATCAAACATGTCTAGCTTCGCATATACTCCGACCAGTGTGTTATAGCATACTCTATCAAGACAAACAGATTGAAGCTTCATTTCTTCATATAGATGAATGGCATCTTCCAAGAGGTTAGCCTTGGCATACCCATCCATTAGTGTGCTATAAGTCACGATAGTTGGCCAAACGCGCTTGAAACACATCTCTTCGAATACCCTTCTCGCCAAATCAATCTGTCCACCCTTACATAGCGTGTCTAAATACGTGTTATAAGTAAACACATCGCGAATAATCCGCCTACCATCCATTTCTGTCAATAACTTTTGAGCCATTTCCCACATGCCCTTCGACGCGCAAACAGAAAGAAGTGAATTATAAGTAAGGCGATCCGGCCTTACACCAGCAGCCAGCATCTCATCATAATACTTAACAACCACATCAAAACTCACCTCCCCTTTCGCCCCCGCATCTATTATCGAATTGTACGTAACCAAATTGGGCACAAGGCCAAAGCCACGCATAGACATGAACAATTCGACAGCATCAGCGAAGCGCCCGTTTCGGCCATACGCGCTAATCATGGCCGAAAACGTATACACAGTCATTCCATAACCTTCAGTCCTAGATTCTCCAAACAATTCAACAGCACGATTAATCTCCCCTAACCTACCAAGAGTACCGATCATAGCACTCGTTAACTTACCTTTCGCAACCCTCCCATTTGGCTTACCCATAATAAATTCATAAACTTTCTCAGCCAACAATAACTGACCAGTATTACCAAAATCTTTAAGCATATAAATATAATCCTCAACCTCCCAAAGCCTATGTTCATTCGAAATCAAAATATGATCAATATAAGCAGGAGTGTTACCAGCATTGTAGAGAAATGTAAGAACCTCATTGGCAGCTTCGCTGTGAGGCACTGTATTAAGTGCTGCTCTTGGCAATCCAGAATGTTTCTTTGCAGCATTCCTGGTGGACTTCCTGCCAGAAAACTCCGGAGCAAGCCTTGATCTCCTGCCACCCAAAAATGATCCCGGCGCAGACGAATATACACCTCTGCCACCACCATTGCCACCACCATGAGCAGTTATATCAGTAGCAGCAGCAGCTATAGGTGCAGCAGGCCTTGAGTTGGAATAGTTTCCATTTCTATGGCGTTTAAGACTATTCTGGTGATTGTGATTATGCTTATGATTATAATTTTCAGCAGGTCTAGGACCAGGGACTGAGGAGTAGTTAGGTGGTGGAGTTGGCGTAGAAGCCATAGTTGAAGAAACTCAACACAAAGATGAAAGCTTTAGGCTAAAGGGTATccgaaaacaacaaaaagaacaaAACTTTCAGCTTCACTACACAAGAATCAATGGCCTGTGTTGAATGAAGTGAAAAAAGCTCTTAAAATGAAGAAAAGGGTAactgaattgaagagaaaagagaGAGGTTTTTGGTCGAGTTGGTGTGAAGTGAAGTGGTGAGAATGAAGAAGAATTTATAGGGGGGAAATTGAAAACATGCATTGAATCTTTGAACTTGTTTCCTTTCATGGCTTTTTCTCTGTTGTTCACTTCTATGTTGTGAAAAAACATTCTATCTTCTCCTTTGGATTTTCAGATTAAATTAATTGGATAAGGGATTtagataatttaaaaatatatttaaatgattATAATATTTAGGATATGtgtctttttttataataattaattattataaaaattacaaattacgGAAAAAAATAATCGGATATAGTTAAATTGATTTCCGATGGAAACCGTTAGATAATATTGTAGAAAACGTTATTATGATTCGATCATTTCGcgtaaaaataatagttttatctACATTAAGATGCTTattgccaaaaaaaaaaaaaagaatcggGTATATAGATAAATTGATTTCCGATAGAAACCGTTAGATAATATTGTAGAAAACTTTATTATGATTCGATCATTTCGCGTAAAAAAATTGCTTTATCTATATTAATATGCTTATTGCCGAAAAAAGAATCGGGTATATAGATAAATTGATTTTTGCATGGAAACCGttagaaaatattataaaaatagtaTGTTGACTCGATGAGATCGATGAAAAAAAGAATTTTATATACATTAATACGTTTAATACGGAAAAAAGAATCGGatatataaataaattgatttttgcaTGGAAAccgttaaaaaaatttatataaaaaaatattttgactcgATAAGACcgatgaaaaaataattttatatatattaatacgTTTAATACGGAAAATAAGAATCGAATATATAAATGTATTGATTTTTGCAAGGAAACCGttagaaaaaatttataaaaaatattttgattttataagatcgatgaaaaaaataattttatatacgtTAATACATAGAGTAAGTTTTATATGAATATATAATCTTATTTTTAGAtacttttaaaagaaaaattgattttaataattaattttttgagGAGATAAGATATATGTGATTCCGTGAATTGTTTTAACGGGCTATTACAATATGTGattgttaaataaaaaattatgcatgagttatattttatatttaaaagattaaaattattatttcactaattatatttataaacactttgtattgattattttaaaatttacattttaacaaaaaaataactATTGGTATGGAGAAACCCTACTTTTTATAATCATTTTATagcaataataatttttaataaaagattttgaattatgaatgaatcctgctaaaaaaaattaaaatatttacgaATTTTAGAGATGACACAAAATTTCTCCTATTATGGATGGGACATGCTAATGCTAATAATTTGAGATCCATTTcataaaagtgaattttttttcatttcatgttaaaaattctaacaataataagaatatattaaattattactaattaagGTTAAAATAGGGGAACTGAATTATTAGCTTTGATTTGGATATTAAGTTAGTTAGGAAAGTATTCGCTGTATGTGTGatgaaaatattacaagaaaaatttgataaataaattattaattttctacgattatatgtattttaaataatCTATTCTCAATTACTTAAAGCACGGCAATTCATATCATGCTAAAAATCATAcaataaattattactaattataGCTAAAATAGATGAATTGAaatcttgaattgatgaaatgTATAATAGCATGTTAGTAAGAATTCAAAATATAATTGGATATGGGATTTAGATattaaaaaatatgtttaaaatattataaaatgttaattactataaaaaaatcattcaaaatataattaCCTTATGCTATTTTAAGGTGATTAAGAACATTGTTTAAAATATGTGACTTTTTCTATAAAtatcaattattataaaaattacaaattacggaaaaaaatatcaaatacttaattaaattgatttctaaTGGAAACCGTTAGAAAGTATTGTAGGAATAATTATTATGGTTCGATCATATCACCTACAAATTAGTTTTATATACATTAATATGGAAAAAACAAtcgaatatataaataaattagtttTCGCGTGGAAACTGttagaaaatattataaatataatattttgattcGATAAGATAgatgaaaaaaaaatcattttctataTATTAATACGTAGAATAAGTTTTAcgcaaatataatatttttttagaagaaaaatagattttaaaaattaatatttttggagAGATAAGATGATCACTTGTGATTTCGTAAATTGTTTTAACGCGTTATTATAATATGTGAttgttaaattaaaaattatgcatgtattatattttatatttataaaattaaaattatttttaaataattatacttataaacatatttaaagtgattattttaaaacattaaattttaacaaaaaaaaaaaactattggtATATGGAGAAACCCTAATTACTTTTCTTATAATCTTTTTAtagcaataataattttttaggaaagatttttaattatgaaCAAACCTtgctaaaaaattaaaatatttacatATTTAAGAGATGACACAAAATTTCTCCTTATTAGCATAGTTGACTTATTGACCATCTCTTATTcagtaatttaaaataatattttcaaaattcattAAAGCGGAACTAttcatttcattttaaaaattctaacaataataagaatatattaaattattactaattaagGTTAAAATAGGGGAAGTATTCACAGTTGTGTGataaaaatattacaagaaaaatttaataaatatatcatTGATTTTCTACGACTAAATTATTTATATGAACTGAATTCTTAAATTGATGAATTGTATAATAGCACGTTAGTAAATATTCACGGTatctttaataaaatattttaataaaaaattaatatttttgatctTATCTAATTCTCAATATTTTATATGATATATTCACATTTTATATAATGAATTATTACTTATTAAGATTAAAATAAGGAAATTAATTTCTTAAACCGATGATTTGGATATTAGCAGTAGTAAAGTATTCACTGTATGGGTGATAAAATATTCcaataaaaatttagaaaaatatatcGTTAATTTTCTATGATTATCTATATTTTAGAAAAGTGACAATAAAAGTATGCACtatattattactatttaaaGTCAAAATAGGTAAACTGAATCCTTAAATCGATGAATTGTATAATAGCAAATTAAGTATTTACACTATAGTGAtataattggaaaaaaaaaattaaataaccacatttaaaaaaaaaaaaaaacagtttttcaacaaatttaccaaagtgtctaggtttctCAGCACACCTTAGAGTATGCGTCAAACCAAATGGCGCGTTGGTGTATGCATGGGTGTATGCGCCATTTCATCTGGCGCAAATGTGTAACCCACATTAGGttagccatttgaaatggcgcctatgtgggtttttttttgttttttttgttttttgcttttttacaaATAATAATTGGGGACCCATTTGGACTACCGGAATCaactattgaaaaaaataaagccgGAAGTAAATATTTGTATTAATTTGAACTGAAAGATACAACGGAAACAACAACTGATAAATGGAAACTTAAAAAACTCCTAGTGTTTGTCATCACCATAACGCTCTTCCGTTCCGCATCTAGGTGCACGTGTATCACGTCGAGGACGTGTATTGCTGTCGCGAACCCTAAGGCAACCCCTTCCCCTTCCCCTTTGTGGTTCTTGTTGCGTCTGTGTAGATGGCCCTAGAAGTGTGTTGTCCCGGATGTCACTGTCAAGGAATTCGTCAAGGCCACCATAATGTCCCCGAAGTCGATTGtcgtaaagtcggttacccatgCCCTCAAATGTGCTAAATGGTGGTGGGGGAGTAGGGTGAGATACGAATTTCGGTTGGTAGCACTCAGCGGCACTTGAACTACCTTGATAAAAGCCAAATTGATTGGTTTATATCGCAAAGTCAAACGGGGTACGGTGGTGAGATTATTGTGATATTAATGGGTCGCGGGGGTCATATTCATCAAgtggaccatcgtcgggacttagTGGGATTCTTGATGAACCCGTTGTGTTGGCTGAGTGACCTTGAGGAGCCTGCCTCTTGGTAGTGGGAGGGTGTCTAAGGCTTTGGCGAGGTGGTTGACTACGAGGTTGAAAAAGTAGTTGGGAATGGGTATGATATGGGTTGTCATGTTGGTGTTGGTTGTCATGTTGATAGAGTGGTTGGGACTGAGTTTGGAACGGGTTTAACTGTCGGTAGTTTTGTTGTTCGGAGTGGTATTGGTATTGGGGGTATGGTTGTTGTTGtgtgtattgttgttgttgttgtgtgtattgtggttgttgttgttgtgtgtattgttgttgttgaggttgttgttgtGGGATGATATAATTTTGACGGCGGGGGTCTATTAAGTGGAACGGGTCAGTCACAAATAAATCCGGGGTGGTAACAGTTCTGTACCTGTGAGGGCAATGTGTTGTTTTCATGCTGTCAAAATATTGTGAATCAACCGCAACTTaagtggaatcatagaaatcGAGCACATGCAACCAAGACAAGCATTTTTTACCACAAAacaccaataggtcgactcacacacatcataggtcgacctattgcaagaCCTTTATGAAAAATTTCAGGTAAaggctgaatgcgtcgacgcatcaccctcttaggtcgacgcattggcATTTGAGGaattcacgggaatgcgcacgccgaccc
The Vicia villosa cultivar HV-30 ecotype Madison, WI linkage group LG6, Vvil1.0, whole genome shotgun sequence genome window above contains:
- the LOC131608928 gene encoding pentatricopeptide repeat-containing protein GUN1, chloroplastic-like translates to MASTPTPPPNYSSVPGPRPAENYNHKHNHNHQNSLKRHRNGNYSNSRPAAPIAAAATDITAHGGGNGGGRGVYSSAPGSFLGGRRSRLAPEFSGRKSTRNAAKKHSGLPRAALNTVPHSEAANEVLTFLYNAGNTPAYIDHILISNEHRLWEVEDYIYMLKDFGNTGQLLLAEKVYEFIMGKPNGRVAKGKLTSAMIGTLGRLGEINRAVELFGESRTEGYGMTVYTFSAMISAYGRNGRFADAVELFMSMRGFGLVPNLVTYNSIIDAGAKGEVSFDVVVKYYDEMLAAGVRPDRLTYNSLLSVCASKGMWEMAQKLLTEMDGRRIIRDVFTYNTYLDTLCKGGQIDLARRVFEEMCFKRVWPTIVTYSTLMDGYAKANLLEDAIHLYEEMKLQSVCLDRVCYNTLVGVYAKLDMFDEAVNICREMDGCGIKTDVVTYNALLAGYGRHGMYAEVKRLFEEMKARNIYPNTLTYSTMIDVYTKAEMFQEAMNVYIEFKMARLEVDVVFYSAIVDALCKNGLVESSIMLLVTMIEKGIRPNVVTFNSIIDACQQSPPLEYGVHGSTQPIEYPNEQSSAMLIDDAFQTKPGEDRILKMFQQLASEKAGHIKKLRRGRQDLHCIFWLFQTMHELHIKPNVVTFSAILNACSRCNSYDDAAKLLDTLRLFDSQVYGVTHGLLMGYREQVWFSAQTLFNELMRMDSSTASAFYNALTDMLWHFGQRRGAQMVAIEGKSRNVWKGEWSISCLDLHLMSCGAGSAMVHDWLLNMHRTLFQGSELPKIVNILTGWGKHSKVMGDGTLKRAIEALLNGMGSPFRFAEHNMGRLTSSGDAVATWLRQPGVINMLALYDVLNHSQPAGPPHGYPALGY